A genomic window from Megalobrama amblycephala isolate DHTTF-2021 linkage group LG2, ASM1881202v1, whole genome shotgun sequence includes:
- the foxred1 gene encoding FAD-dependent oxidoreductase domain-containing protein 1, with the protein MWRKLFASVPAFRASKAPCRSFKSSSRRAEKDFFKDLEAQFRAFREKAAAAMPGSDWSPFELTPGLPPERADVVIIGGGVMGWSIAYWLKRKERVRDGLRVLVVEKDPTYSQASTVLSCGGIRQQFSLKENILLSMTSADFLKNINNHLWVVNEDPVDLQFNHSGYLFLASEKSAHIMEENYRTQRSAGAKVALLSPSQLKERFPWINTEGIALASLGLENEGWFDPWSLLNALRRKAVSMGVYQCFGEVTGFRSSSNVAEITDGDFVNVKRIKYVNVQMPNSLEYQPVETAVVVNAAGANSGKIATMLGVGLGPKESMSGVPFPVEPRKRFVYVVHCPDGPGLDTPFLIDYSGVYLRREGLGGNYLTGMSPEEAEEPDISNLDVDHEFFQEKVWPRLAHRIPAFEQLKVSSSWAGFYDYNTFDQNGIIGLHPLVPNMYFATGFSGHGLQQSPAVGLAVAELILDGGYKTIDLSAFDLKRIFLQEPMLESNIV; encoded by the exons ATGTGGCGCAAGTTATTCGCCTCCGTCCCTGCTTTCAGAGCTTCCAAAGCGCCCTGTCGGAGttttaaaagcagcagcagaagaGCTGAAAAGGACTTCTTTAAAG ATCTGGAGGCTCAGTTCCGGGCATTTCGGGAGAAAGCGGCTGCGGCGATGCCCGGCAGTGACTGGAGCCCGTTTGAGTTGACCCCTGGCCTGCCCCCTGAGAGGGCAGATGTGGTGATTATAGGAGGGGGAGTCATGGGATGGTCCATCGCATACTGGCTGAAGAGGAAGGAGAGAGTGAGGGATGGTCTGAGAGTGCTGGTGGTGGAGAAAGACCCTACT TATTCGCAGGCGTCGACTGTGCTGTCATGTGGTGGGATTCGGCAGCAGTTCTCCCTGAAAGAAAACATCCTGCTGTCAATGACTTCGGCTGATTTCTTGAAGAACATTAAT AATCATCTCTGGGTAGTTAACGAAGACCCTGTTGATCTGCAGTTTAATCATTCAGGATATCTCTTTCTCGCCAGCGAAAAATCTGCTCATATTATGGAGGAAAACTACCGCACCCAAAG ATCAGCTGGTGCGAAGGTCGCCCTCCTGTCACCGTCCCAGCTGAAGGAGCGATTCCCCTGGATAAACACAGAGGGCATCGCTCTGGCTTCTCTTG GGCTGGAGAATGAGGGCTGGTTTGATCCCTGGTCTCTCCTTAATGCTCTCAGACGCAAGGCCGTGTCTATGGGAGTCTATCAGTGCTTCGGAGAGGTCACAG gttttagaTCTTCTTCAAATGTTGCAGAAATCACAGATGGAGACTTTGTTAATGTCAAAAGGATAAAATATGTCAAT GTGCAGATGCCCAACAGTCTGGAGTATCAGCCCGTGGAGACTGCCGTCGTGGTAAATGCGGCAGGTGCTAACTCAGGAAAGATTGCCACCATGCTAGGCGTCGGATTAGGCCCGAAAGAATCCATGTCTGGTGTTCCATTTCCTGTGGAGCCCAGAAAGAG GTTTGTGTATGTGgtgcattgtcctgatggaccagGGTTGGATACTCCATTTCTGATTGACTATTCAGGGGTTTACCTTCGGCGAGAGGGACTGGGAGGAAATTACCTCACGGGAATGTCACCAGAGGAG GCAGAAGAACCAGATATCAGTAACCTTGATGTGGACCACGAGTTTTTTCAAGAGAAGGTCTGGCCTCGTCTGGCCCATCGTATTCCTGCATTTGAACAACTGAAG GTTTCAAGCTCGTGGGCTGGTTTTTATGACTACAACACCTTTGACCAGAATGGCATTATAGGACTGCACCCTCTAGTGCCCAACATGTACTTTGCCACGGGCTTCAGCGGTCACGGTCTACAGCAGTCTCCTGCGGTCGGACTCGCCGTGGCTGAGCTTATTCTGGACGGGGGCTATAAGACCATCGACCTCAGTGCTTTTGACCTCAAACGGATCTTCCTTCAGGAGCCCATGCTGGAGAGCAACATTGTGTGA